The following proteins are encoded in a genomic region of Populus trichocarpa isolate Nisqually-1 chromosome 13, P.trichocarpa_v4.1, whole genome shotgun sequence:
- the LOC7478867 gene encoding pectin acetylesterase 12, whose product MKLFGFWTAAAVLCLFGAWEVNGILEINEEELFYTETNASYYNESKAVFGNNALLVGLTLIKSAAAKGAVCLDGTLPGYHWHRGYGSGANSWLIQLEGGGWCNTVRACVYRKKTRRGSSNYMEKQVAFTGILSNKPEENPDFFNWNRVKLRYCDGASFTGDSEHKAAQLQFRGQRIWSAAMEDLMSSGMRYANQALLSGCSAGGLASILHCDEFRDLFPRTTRVKCLSDAGLFLDVVDVSGGRTLRNVYSGVVGLQGVQNNLPRICTNHLDPTSCFFPQNIIGNVKAPLFILNTAYDSWQIQSSLAPPSADPHGYWSNCRKDHSKCSASQLQFLQGFRNQMLNAIKGFSNSRQNGLFINSCFAHCQSERQDTWFADDSPVLGSRPIALAVGDWYFDRAGEKAIDCPYPCDNSCHNLVFR is encoded by the exons atgaagcttTTCGGCTTCTGGACTGCTGCTGCTGTTCTTTGTCTTTTTGGGGCATGGGAGGTAAATGGGATCTTGGAGATCAATGAAGAAGAGCTGTTTTACACTGAAACTAATGCTTCTTATTATAATGAATCTAAAGCTGTTTTTGGAAATAATGCTTTGTTGGTTGGCCTCACTCTCATCAAATCAGCTGCTGCTAAAGGAGCAg TCTGTTTGGATGGAACATTGCCTGGATACCATTGGCATCGTGGGTATGGTTCTGGGGCAAATAGTTGGCTTATTCAATTGGAG GGAGGAGGATGGTGTAATACTGTCAGAGCTTGTGTTTACCGTAAAAAAACTCGGCGAGGTTCATCTAACTACATGGAAAAGCAGGTGGCGTTTACAGGAATACTGAGCAATAAACCTGAAGAAAATCCTG ATTTTTTCAACTGGAACAGAGTAAAACTCCGTTACTGTGATGGTGCCTCTTTTACCGGGGACAGTGAACATAAG gcTGCACAGTTGCAATTTAGAGGACAACGTATATGGTCAGCTGCAATGGAAGATTTAATGTCCAGTGGAATGCGCTATGCCAATCAG gCTCTTCTTTCTGGCTGCTCTGCTGGGGGTCTAGCTTCTATTCTACACTGTGACGAGTTTAGGGATTTGTTTCCAAGAACAACTAGAGTGAAATGCCTGAGTGATGCTGGTTTATTCCTTGATGT AGTTGATGTTTCTGGTGGGCGCACCTTAAGAAACGTATACAGTGGAGTTGTCGGCTTGCAG GGGGTGCAGAATAACCTTCCACGTATATGCACCAACCACCTTGATCCAACTTCt tGCTTCTTCCCACAAAACATAATCGGCAATGTTAAAGCCCCATTGTTCATTCTCAATACAGCCTATGATTCATGGCAG ATCCAGTCCAGCTTAGCTCCACCATCTGCTGATCCCCATGGCTACTGGAGCAATTGCAGAAAGGACCACTCAAAATGTTCTGCATCTCAACTCCAATTTCTGCAAG GATTTAGGAATCAAATGCTAAATGCAATAAAAGGCTTTTCAAATTCTAGACAGAATGGATTGTTTATAAATTCATGTTTTGCTCACTGCCAATCAGAGAGGCAAGATACATGGTTTGCTGATGATTCTCCCGTCCTTGGAAGCAGG CCTATTGCACTTGCTGTTGGAGATTGGTATTTCGACCGTGCAGGCGAGAAGGCTATTGATTGTCCCTATCCCTGTGACAACAGCTGCCACAATCTGGTTTTTAGATGA